Within Deinococcus actinosclerus, the genomic segment GCACCGTCCCCCCAGGACACCACGCTGCCCGAGCTTCAGGCGCTGATCACCAGCACCCGCGCCGCCAGCGTCGACCTCGCCCGGCGGCTGCACACCCGCCCCCCCAGCGACGACCTGACCATCGCCCACAACAGCCTCGGGCCGCTGACCGCCAAGGCGTGGCTGCGCTACCTGATTCACCACGCCGACCTCGAAAGCCGCAAGCTGCGCGGCGCCCCCACTCCCCAGACGGGGGGCATGAACGCCGCCCAAACGCAGCCCAGCGCAACGAAACTGTAAGAGCCCAGCACCTACTCTGAGGACACCATGAGTGTCCTGAACAGCGTACTGACCGCCATTGTCAACGAAGGAGCCAGCGACATCCACCTGCGCACCGGCAGCGCCCCCGCTGGCCGCATCAACGGCGAAATCAGACGCTTCGGGGACACCCGCCTCGGCCCGGACCACGTCGAGGCCTTCACCCGCGAAATGATGACCCCCACCATGTGGGACGACTTCACCAACCGCCGCGAGGCCGACTTCGCGTACGGCATCCCCGGCCTCGCCCGCTTCCGCGTCAACGCCTACTGGCAGCGCGGCAGCATCGGCCTGATCATGCGCGTCATCGAGGACAAACCCATCCCCACCTTCCAGCAGCTCGGCCTCCCGGTCGAGACCTTCGAGCAGCTCGCGCAGCACGAACGCGGCCTGATCCTCGTCACCGGCCCCACCGGCTCGGGCAAGACCACCACCCTCGCCAGCCTCCTCGACCACATCAACGCCACCCAGCCCGTCAACATCGTCACCCTCGAAGACCCCATCGAGGTCCTGCACAAAGACCGCATGGCCATGATCAGCCAGCGCGAACTCGGCATGGACACCATGAGCTTCGCCAACGGCCTGCGCGCCAGCATGCGCCAGGACCCCGACGTCATCCTCATCGGCGAGATGCGCGACAAGGAAACCGTCGAAGCGGCCCTCAGCGCCGCGCAGACCGGCCACCTCGTGTTCTCCACCCTGCACACCCAGGACGCCATCCGCAGCGTCAACCGCATCATCGACTTCTTCGCCCCGCACGAACGCGACCAGATCCGCCAGGGCCTCTCCGAGAGCATCGTCGGCATCGTCAGCCAGCGCCTCCTGCCCAAAGTCGGCGGCGGCCGCGTCCTCGGCCTGGAAATCCTGCTCGGCACCCCCACCGTCCGCGAATGCATCAAGGACCCCGAACGCATCGAGGAGATCAAACAGGCCCTGCAGGAAGGCGGCGCGCGCGGCATGCACACCTTCGACCAGCACCTCGCCCACCTCGTCCAGGCCGGCCTGATGCACGAGGACGACGCCCTCCAGAGCGCCACCAGCGCCCACGAACTCAAGATCATGATGATGCGCGCCAAATACGCGTAACAGAAGCGCAGGGGAATGCCCATCAGTCATTGGATCGACTGATGGGCATTCCCCTGTTGAACTCTAGGTGCCCGCGCTTAAGCCCGCATTCCTCCGCCTTGTTTGTTCATCCAGGCGGGGGGTTTGGGGGCGAAGCGGCCGAGGATGGTCTGCTGGTCGTAGGCGAGGTACGCGTCGGCCCAGGGGAAGGTGTGGTTCAGGACGCGGATGGCCTCGCTGCTGCCCATGCCGTGGTCGAGCTGGTACAGGACGAACTGTTCGGGGGTCTCGAGGCGGAGGTAGGTGGGCATGCTGCCCGCGTGTTCGTCGAGGAGGCTCTGGAATTCGCCGAGGGCGTCGGGGGTGGCGTTCTCGAGGTCGATGGTGACGTACATGACCTTGGGGACCTCGCCGAGTTGTTCTACGCTGACGACTTCCTCGGCGATGGCGCGCAGGCCGCCGTCTTCCGACTCGAGTTCGACGATGACGAGGGCGGGGGTGTCGTTGATCAGTTTGTCCTGAATGCGGTCGTAGGCGCGGCTGAAGGCGACGAGTTCGGTCTGGCCTGATTCGTCGGCGAGGATGAAGCGGGCCATCATGCCGCCGGACTTGGTGGGTTTCTTGACGACGCTCTCGATCATGCCCGCCAGGACGGCCTTGATGCGTTTGCCGGGGGCGACGTTCTGCGTCTGGAACCACGTGTCGAGGTCGCTGATGCGGCAGCTGGCCGCTTCGCGCAGACCCTCGTGCTGTTCGAGCGGGTGGCCGGAAATATAGAGGCCGAGGGCTTCCTTCTCGATGCTGAGGCGTTCCAGGTCGGTGTAGGGAATAACGCCGGTCCTCAGTTTGGGTTCGGGGGCGACTTCCTGCGCGCCGAACAGGGCGTCCATGCCGCTGTTGGCGAGCGCGGCGGCGCCCTGCGCCCAGGTCATGGATTCCTCGAGGCTCTCGAGGAGCTGGCGGCGGTCGCCGAACTGGTCGAAGGCGCCGCTCTTGATGAGGCTTTCCATGGCCTTGCGGTTGCAGACCTTGTTGCCCAGGCGGGAGCAGAAGTCCGCGAGGCTCTTGAAGGCGCCGGCGCGTTCGCGTTCCTCGAGGATCTTCAGCACGGCGCCCTCGCCGAGGCCCTTGATGGCGTACAGGCCGAAGAGGATGTCCTGCCCGACGACCGCGAAGTCCGGCGCGGACTTGTTGATGTCCGGGGGGAGGACGTGGACGTCCATCTTGCGGGCGTCGCTGACGTACTCGGCGACCTTGTCGCTGTCCTTGCGTTCGACGGTCAGCAGGGCGGCCATGAACTGCACGGGGTAGTTCGCCTTGAGCCACGCGGTCTGGTACGTGATGACGCCGTACGCGGCGGAGTGGCTCTTGTTGAAGCCGTAGTTCGCGAACGCGTCGAGCAGGTCGAACAGTTTGTTGCCCTCGTCCTTGGGCACGCCGTTGCCGCCTGCGCCCTCGACGAAGATCTGCCGCTGGCGTTTCATCTCCTCGGCGTCTTTCTTGCCCATCGCGCGGCGCAGCAGGTCGGCGCCGCCCAGGGAGAATCCGGCGACCTCGGAGGCGATCTGCATGATCTGCTCCTGGTACACGGGGATGCCGTAGGTTTCGGCGAGGATCTTCTCGAGGTACCGGGCGCTGTTCGGGAAGCCGTCGCGGACGTAGTCCACCTGTTCGATGCCGTGGTGGCGGCGGACGTAGGTAGGGATGTTCTCCATCGGGCCGGGGCGGTACAGCGCCGAGAGGGCGATGATGTCCGCGAGGCGGCGCGGTTTGAGGCGCCTGGACGCGTCGGCGATCCCGGCCCCTTCGAGCTGGAAGACGCCCTTGGTGTCCCCGCGGCTGAGGAGTTCGTAGGTGCGGGCGTCGTCGAAGGGGATGTCGTCGAAGGTGCCGTAGCGGGCCTCGAAGTCGGTGCCGGATTCCTTGAGGATGCGTTTGGCTTCGTCCAGGAAGGACAGGGTGCGCAGGCCCAGGAAGTCCATCTTGATCAGGCCGATGTCCTCGACGGCCTTCATGTCGTACTGGCAGACCATGCCCGCGCCCGAGGTGTCGCGCATGACGGGCACGAGGTCGGTCAGCTGCGTCTTGCCGATGACGACCCCGGCGGCGTGGACGCTGGCGTGGCGGGTCAGCCCCTCGAGTTTCTGCGCGAACTCGTACGCCTCTTTCAGCTGGGCGTCCTCGTTCAGCATCTGCTGGATGTCCGGCACGGCCTCGCGCGCCTGCTCGAGGCTGTAGCTCTTGCCGAACTTGATCGGGATGAGTTTTGAAACCTTGTCGACCTTGGCGTACTCCAGGCCCATGACGCGCGCCACATCCTTCAGGCACGCCTTGGACGCCATGGTCCCGAAGGTGGCGATCTGCGCGACCTTGTCCTCGCCGTACTTGTCCTGCACGTACTGGATGACTTCGGTGCGCCGGGCGTCGTTGAAGTCGATGTCGAAGTCCGGCATGGAGATGCGGTCGGGGTTCAGGAAGCGCTCGAACAGCAGCTCGAATTCCAGCGGGTCGAGGTTCGTGATGCGCATCGCGTACGCCACGAGCGAGCCTGCCCCCGAGCCACGCCCGGGCCCCACGCTGATGTCCTGATCCTTGGCCCAGTTGATGTAGTCCGCGACGATCAGGAAGTAGTCGGGGAAGCCCATGTTGTTGATGACGCTCAGTTCGTACTCGGCGCGGCGCAGGATCACCAGCGCGTGCCGGTGGTGGGCGCGGGTGGTCTCCTCGCCGTGCTCGTCGGCGTCCAGGGTGATGCTGGTGTCGCTGGACTTCTGCGCGGCGCGGCGGCAGTCCTCGTGCGCGTAGGCGGGCAGCGGCCCGGAGTCCACCTCGGCCTCCATGAGTTCCAGCGCGGGGTACTTGGTGTACTTCTCGCCCGCCGCCTTGCCGCGTGCCTCCCACTCGCTGCCCGCGAAGGCCAGCAGGGTGTACAGCGTCTCCAGGTCGCAGGTCTGCGGGTCGCAGCCGCCCGCGCGCTTCAGCACCTTCTGCGCGTCGGCGCCCAGCGCGGTCAGGGTGCGGGTCGCGTAGTCGCGCAGCAGCCCTTCCGTGGCGTGCGCCGGGTAGCGTTTCACGGTCCCGCGGTACGTCTGCACGCGCAGTTCCTCGGGCATGGTGCGGCCCTCGGGGATGGGGAGGGCGGGCATCTGGTACACGCGCTTCTTGCCCACCGGCAGGTCCACGTTGCACAGGTCCGCGATCATCGCGGTGTTGTCGAAGGGTTCCTCGCCCCACTCGCTCACCGGCAGGGACGCCTGCATCTCCTCGAGGTTCTTCACGTAGAACTCGTCGCAGGGGAACTTGAAGCGGTTCTCGTCCGCGAGGGTCGCCTTCGTCTGGATGGCCAGCAGCGTCTCGTGCGCGGTGGCGTCGCTCTTCTTGACGTAATGCCCGTCGTTCGTGGCGACCATCCCGATCCCGAGTTCCTGCGCCCAGGCCCGCAGGACCGGGTTGTTGCGCTTCTGCTCGGGCAGCCCGTGGTCCTGAATCTCGATGAAGTAGTTCTCGCCGAACAGCTC encodes:
- a CDS encoding PilT/PilU family type 4a pilus ATPase, whose translation is MSVLNSVLTAIVNEGASDIHLRTGSAPAGRINGEIRRFGDTRLGPDHVEAFTREMMTPTMWDDFTNRREADFAYGIPGLARFRVNAYWQRGSIGLIMRVIEDKPIPTFQQLGLPVETFEQLAQHERGLILVTGPTGSGKTTTLASLLDHINATQPVNIVTLEDPIEVLHKDRMAMISQRELGMDTMSFANGLRASMRQDPDVILIGEMRDKETVEAALSAAQTGHLVFSTLHTQDAIRSVNRIIDFFAPHERDQIRQGLSESIVGIVSQRLLPKVGGGRVLGLEILLGTPTVRECIKDPERIEEIKQALQEGGARGMHTFDQHLAHLVQAGLMHEDDALQSATSAHELKIMMMRAKYA
- the dnaE gene encoding DNA polymerase III subunit alpha — protein: MTASADPAKPHIHVPDGSCCTPKKFAHLHQHTQYSLLDGAAKLKDLLKWAKEVTPEGQTPALAMTDHGNMHGAVHFYNYATGMGVKPIIGYEAYVVPGEGTRRDRTRAQDGEKGIFHLTLLARDFEGYQNLCRLSSRGYTEGYYYKPRIDHELLREHHKGVIAFSGCLGSEVQQLLLQGREDDAKKRLLWYRELFGENYFIEIQDHGLPEQKRNNPVLRAWAQELGIGMVATNDGHYVKKSDATAHETLLAIQTKATLADENRFKFPCDEFYVKNLEEMQASLPVSEWGEEPFDNTAMIADLCNVDLPVGKKRVYQMPALPIPEGRTMPEELRVQTYRGTVKRYPAHATEGLLRDYATRTLTALGADAQKVLKRAGGCDPQTCDLETLYTLLAFAGSEWEARGKAAGEKYTKYPALELMEAEVDSGPLPAYAHEDCRRAAQKSSDTSITLDADEHGEETTRAHHRHALVILRRAEYELSVINNMGFPDYFLIVADYINWAKDQDISVGPGRGSGAGSLVAYAMRITNLDPLEFELLFERFLNPDRISMPDFDIDFNDARRTEVIQYVQDKYGEDKVAQIATFGTMASKACLKDVARVMGLEYAKVDKVSKLIPIKFGKSYSLEQAREAVPDIQQMLNEDAQLKEAYEFAQKLEGLTRHASVHAAGVVIGKTQLTDLVPVMRDTSGAGMVCQYDMKAVEDIGLIKMDFLGLRTLSFLDEAKRILKESGTDFEARYGTFDDIPFDDARTYELLSRGDTKGVFQLEGAGIADASRRLKPRRLADIIALSALYRPGPMENIPTYVRRHHGIEQVDYVRDGFPNSARYLEKILAETYGIPVYQEQIMQIASEVAGFSLGGADLLRRAMGKKDAEEMKRQRQIFVEGAGGNGVPKDEGNKLFDLLDAFANYGFNKSHSAAYGVITYQTAWLKANYPVQFMAALLTVERKDSDKVAEYVSDARKMDVHVLPPDINKSAPDFAVVGQDILFGLYAIKGLGEGAVLKILEERERAGAFKSLADFCSRLGNKVCNRKAMESLIKSGAFDQFGDRRQLLESLEESMTWAQGAAALANSGMDALFGAQEVAPEPKLRTGVIPYTDLERLSIEKEALGLYISGHPLEQHEGLREAASCRISDLDTWFQTQNVAPGKRIKAVLAGMIESVVKKPTKSGGMMARFILADESGQTELVAFSRAYDRIQDKLINDTPALVIVELESEDGGLRAIAEEVVSVEQLGEVPKVMYVTIDLENATPDALGEFQSLLDEHAGSMPTYLRLETPEQFVLYQLDHGMGSSEAIRVLNHTFPWADAYLAYDQQTILGRFAPKPPAWMNKQGGGMRA